The DNA region CGCTACGCGGCGGACCACCTGTTCGACGAGATCGACCAGGTCGGCGTCCGCGACGGCGCCAACCTGGAGGTGGCCGGCATAGAAGGAGAAGCGGTCTCGTTCGCTCCCACTTTTTCGATCTGGACCACGATCGAGGAGTGCCTCAACCCGCCGGTGGTGTGGGAGAAGGACCGCGGCTGGTTCACGACCCCGCCGTTCAGCGAGCCGGAGACCTTCGACTTCCCCGAGGGCATCGGCCCGGTCGAGTGCGTCAACGTCGAGCACGAGGAGGTTTTGCTCATCCCGCGCTGGGTCGACGCCAAGCGGGTGACCTTCAAGTACGGCCTGGGTGACGAGTTCATCAACGTGCTGCAGGTGCTGCACAAGATCGGGCTCGACCGCACCGACAAGCTCCGGGTCGGCGGCGTCGAGGTGTCGCCGCGCGACGTGGTGGCGGCCGCGCTGCCGGACCCGGCCACACTCGGCGACCGGATGACCGGCAAGACCTGCGCCGGCACCTGGGTGACCGGTCGCAAGGACGGATCCGCCCGCGAGGTCTACCTCTACCACGTGGTCGACAACGAGTGGTCGATGGCGGAGTACGGCGCCCAGGCGGTCGTCTGGCAGACGGCCGTCAATCCCGTCGTGGCCCTCGAGCTGCTCGCAACCGGCACGTGGAGCGGCTCCGGCGTGCTCGGCCCGGAGGCGTTCGAGCCGGTGCCGTTCCTCGATCTGCTGACGGCGTACGGCTCGCCGTGGGGCATGCGCGAGGGTGGCTAGGGTCGCGCCTGCAGTCCGTCAGCCGTCCGTCGCAGCCGCACGTCCCCCGGGAGGACCGCATGCCGCACGAGGTGCAGGGTGTCGTGGCCATGGCCAACGGCCGGCCGGTGTCGTTGGAGACCGTGCTGGTGCCCGATCCCGGGCCGGGCGAGGCGCTGGTGCAGGTGCAGGCCTGCGGGGTCTGCCACACCGACCTGCACTACCGCGACGGCGGGATCAACGACGACTTCCCGTTCCTCCTCGG from Actinomycetes bacterium includes:
- a CDS encoding saccharopine dehydrogenase C-terminal domain-containing protein → MRILLVGAGGVGSAAVGIAARRDFFEAMVVADYDEARAERAVAGHAGDARFVAAQVDASSAGAVAALCREHRITHVFNAVDPRFVMPIFDGAFAAGADYLDMAMSLSRPHPEQPHALIGVKLGDEQFAKAGEWEAAGRLALAGIGIEPGLSDVFARYAADHLFDEIDQVGVRDGANLEVAGIEGEAVSFAPTFSIWTTIEECLNPPVVWEKDRGWFTTPPFSEPETFDFPEGIGPVECVNVEHEEVLLIPRWVDAKRVTFKYGLGDEFINVLQVLHKIGLDRTDKLRVGGVEVSPRDVVAAALPDPATLGDRMTGKTCAGTWVTGRKDGSAREVYLYHVVDNEWSMAEYGAQAVVWQTAVNPVVALELLATGTWSGSGVLGPEAFEPVPFLDLLTAYGSPWGMREGG